A region from the Sulfurivermis fontis genome encodes:
- the lepB gene encoding signal peptidase I yields MPAAGHTLPIWRRPWREQLRLSAPWLVPATVAMALAFLVADNYVAIGPNRTGSLSIKDAPIIVVIKDRAIPGRGELVAFTPDHARYYQGYRYWVKRVVGLPGDVVTYAGDTFYVNGKPVATTKPHAKDGRPLTPGPTGALPECRFFVATDHPDGYDSRYSDIGWVSCEQIVGRAYALP; encoded by the coding sequence ATGCCCGCCGCCGGCCACACACTGCCCATCTGGCGCCGCCCGTGGCGGGAGCAGCTCCGGCTCTCCGCGCCATGGCTGGTTCCCGCTACCGTGGCAATGGCGCTGGCATTCCTGGTTGCCGATAATTACGTCGCCATAGGTCCCAACCGGACCGGCAGCTTGTCGATCAAGGATGCTCCGATCATTGTTGTCATTAAGGACCGCGCAATTCCCGGGCGCGGTGAACTGGTGGCATTCACCCCCGATCATGCGCGCTATTACCAGGGTTACCGCTACTGGGTAAAACGCGTGGTTGGTCTTCCGGGTGATGTCGTGACGTATGCGGGCGATACCTTCTACGTCAATGGCAAACCTGTAGCCACCACCAAGCCGCACGCGAAAGACGGCCGCCCCCTCACGCCTGGCCCAACCGGTGCCCTGCCGGAATGCCGGTTCTTCGTCGCAACAGATCATCCCGATGGCTACGACAGCCGCTACAGCGACATCGGCTGGGTGAGCTGTGAGCAGATAGTGGGGAGAGCCTATGCGCTCCCGTAA
- a CDS encoding TraU family protein gives MLTFAAPARAEPCEGRFLNPITDICWECVLPVMIDAPGVCICPAPFPQFVRFGIVFSFWEPVWLVDITREPFCFTNLDMEIDPGFDAPTGRPRNSVGNRDKSAFYQAHIYENFFWSASFGSMIDTACKLLYSGGPNYSVEWITEFDPLWADDELAFIMGAEAALFANPIAQAACAADCVAATASSPLDALFWCAGCQGSVYPMGGNTAEQTGGVMASNLLAERLVAKMHRQLLAWDTTGWECGSAPMPIIKKSQYRTQITYPIPRTSSCPAYGATEVPTAIGQEFPYAGEDFGYLIWRKRRCCVSN, from the coding sequence ATGCTGACGTTTGCCGCGCCGGCGCGGGCAGAGCCATGCGAGGGACGTTTCCTCAACCCCATCACCGATATCTGCTGGGAGTGTGTTCTGCCGGTGATGATCGATGCGCCGGGCGTATGCATCTGCCCTGCGCCGTTTCCACAGTTCGTGCGGTTCGGCATCGTGTTCAGCTTCTGGGAGCCGGTGTGGCTGGTCGACATCACTCGCGAGCCCTTCTGCTTCACTAACCTCGATATGGAGATTGATCCCGGGTTCGACGCGCCCACGGGACGCCCGCGGAACAGCGTGGGCAATCGTGACAAGAGTGCGTTCTACCAGGCGCACATCTACGAAAACTTCTTCTGGTCGGCATCCTTCGGTTCGATGATCGACACCGCCTGCAAGCTGCTCTACTCGGGCGGGCCTAACTACTCCGTGGAATGGATCACCGAGTTCGATCCGCTGTGGGCTGACGACGAGCTGGCCTTCATCATGGGTGCCGAGGCGGCGCTTTTCGCCAATCCCATCGCCCAGGCAGCCTGCGCGGCCGATTGCGTTGCCGCGACCGCAAGCTCGCCCCTGGATGCGCTGTTCTGGTGCGCGGGCTGTCAAGGTTCCGTGTACCCGATGGGCGGCAATACCGCCGAGCAGACCGGTGGCGTGATGGCATCAAACCTACTTGCCGAGCGCCTGGTCGCCAAAATGCACCGTCAGCTGCTGGCCTGGGATACCACTGGCTGGGAATGCGGGAGCGCCCCGATGCCCATCATCAAGAAAAGCCAGTATCGGACCCAGATCACCTATCCGATTCCACGCACGTCGAGCTGCCCGGCCTATGGCGCCACGGAAGTGCCCACGGCAATCGGGCAGGAGTTCCCCTATGCCGGAGAGGACTTCGGCTATCTGATTTGGAGGAAGCGCCGATGCTGCGTCAGCAACTGA
- the trbC gene encoding type-F conjugative transfer system pilin assembly protein TrbC, with amino-acid sequence MLRQQLILAVALYAASAAFAAGEGSHASDLEKAQADVAGSRGAAAQAVGDATALMNDGESVRKEMRQVINVRPESLGSIDGVRPAAPDIDLDALMARYSNMGAAPPLSRTDEQLLVFISASVPKESLRRLARQAADAGAPLVLRGVVGGDFPATAEFMRDILGEQEPRARAMIDPTLFARFDVQQVPAVVLVPAGACVAGVRACPEATPAHVHVAGDVTLDYALDYIARTHPDSRPVAHALLARVGGTP; translated from the coding sequence ATGCTGCGTCAGCAACTGATCCTTGCGGTCGCACTCTACGCCGCATCCGCCGCCTTCGCGGCCGGGGAAGGTTCGCACGCCAGCGACCTGGAGAAGGCGCAGGCGGACGTCGCCGGCAGCCGGGGCGCAGCCGCTCAGGCTGTCGGCGACGCCACGGCCTTGATGAACGATGGCGAATCGGTCAGGAAGGAAATGCGTCAGGTCATAAACGTGCGGCCGGAATCCCTCGGCTCCATCGACGGGGTCAGACCGGCGGCGCCTGATATCGACCTTGATGCGCTCATGGCGCGGTACAGCAACATGGGCGCCGCACCTCCACTTTCTCGCACCGACGAGCAGCTGCTGGTGTTCATTTCGGCGTCGGTGCCCAAGGAGTCCCTGCGCCGATTGGCACGGCAGGCGGCCGACGCCGGCGCGCCGCTCGTGTTGCGTGGCGTCGTAGGTGGGGATTTTCCTGCGACCGCGGAATTCATGCGCGACATCCTCGGCGAACAGGAGCCGCGGGCCCGCGCAATGATCGATCCGACCCTGTTTGCCCGATTCGATGTGCAGCAGGTGCCCGCTGTGGTGCTGGTTCCGGCAGGCGCGTGCGTGGCGGGTGTCCGGGCCTGTCCGGAGGCCACGCCTGCCCACGTTCATGTCGCCGGCGACGTAACGCTCGATTACGCCCTCGACTACATCGCTCGCACTCACCCCGATTCAAGGCCTGTGGCCCATGCGCTGCTCGCCCGTGTGGGAGGCACTCCATGA
- a CDS encoding conjugal transfer protein TraN: MRTTLYILLLIANTGAWAAVDCRKTGEECVAPNETRMIDGMSVFRECWEYKDTYECLSPEVTEDGYCDELRARGCSQVGSKCITSTDFGCMTYEQTYECPSDQPPAEQAVLDCGGQLFCLEGNCFDTSYPANSNMGRVGALLSVLEAVSDELAIDTMEVFRGEDRRCGISLTDAIGAQNCCRLSGWAEGVFECSFNEKLLADMRQAGRCHHVGTYCSNETFFGVCTVNTQTHCCFGSKLGRIIAEQGRPQLGKGWGSAQAPDCSGFTMDEVASLDFEAMDLSEFYADVLASMPTINQGDLQQRMTDRMNQLLP; this comes from the coding sequence ATGAGAACGACACTCTATATCCTGCTTTTGATCGCGAACACGGGTGCGTGGGCGGCAGTCGATTGCCGCAAGACCGGCGAGGAGTGCGTGGCGCCCAACGAAACACGCATGATCGACGGCATGTCTGTCTTCCGCGAGTGCTGGGAGTACAAGGACACATACGAATGCTTATCACCCGAGGTGACGGAGGATGGCTACTGCGACGAACTGCGGGCGAGGGGTTGCTCGCAAGTCGGGTCGAAGTGCATCACGTCAACTGACTTCGGCTGTATGACCTACGAGCAGACATACGAGTGCCCGTCGGACCAGCCGCCGGCCGAACAGGCGGTCCTCGATTGCGGAGGACAGTTGTTCTGCCTGGAAGGCAACTGCTTTGATACCAGCTACCCGGCCAACAGCAACATGGGACGCGTCGGCGCCCTGCTGTCCGTACTCGAGGCAGTATCCGACGAACTCGCGATCGACACGATGGAAGTGTTCAGGGGCGAAGACCGCCGGTGCGGCATATCCCTGACCGACGCGATCGGGGCGCAGAACTGTTGCCGGCTCTCCGGGTGGGCGGAAGGAGTGTTCGAGTGCAGCTTCAACGAGAAGCTCCTGGCCGACATGCGTCAGGCCGGCCGGTGTCATCACGTGGGCACCTACTGCTCCAACGAGACCTTCTTTGGCGTCTGCACGGTCAACACGCAAACGCACTGCTGCTTTGGCTCCAAGCTCGGCCGGATCATCGCCGAACAGGGGCGACCTCAGCTGGGCAAGGGTTGGGGAAGCGCCCAGGCACCGGATTGCAGCGGCTTCACCATGGATGAAGTCGCATCGCTGGACTTCGAGGCGATGGATCTGTCCGAATTCTATGCCGACGTGCTTGCGTCGATGCCGACCATCAACCAGGGCGATCTGCAACAGCGCATGACGGATCGCATGAACCAGTTGCTCCCATGA
- a CDS encoding conjugal transfer protein TraF has product MNRSAILVIVATMAGHTPAVVASAEGYWRQNAQGWFWYESPPAEEPEQEPAKSDASAAATQTMAADPLEELKRVQDIIARAEAKAVLYPTVENVREYLRLNQWQLEQSSLFSDVWRRTVWQDPSLDYSLRRPTTNLAVHQYQDQRREAKAEAVAGIADTHGLFFFFKGSCPYCHTFAPILRQFSDMYGIEVLPVSLDGGGLPEFPSPRVDARVAAELGVETVPSVFLVDPAGRNVIPVGSGVMSVDELAERIYVLTQTDPGKDY; this is encoded by the coding sequence ATGAATAGGTCCGCCATCCTGGTGATCGTCGCGACCATGGCCGGCCATACGCCGGCTGTTGTCGCATCCGCGGAAGGCTACTGGCGGCAGAACGCCCAGGGCTGGTTCTGGTATGAAAGCCCGCCTGCGGAAGAGCCAGAACAGGAGCCCGCGAAGAGCGACGCCTCAGCCGCGGCGACGCAGACGATGGCGGCCGATCCGCTGGAGGAACTCAAGCGTGTCCAGGACATCATCGCCCGCGCCGAGGCGAAAGCCGTTCTGTACCCGACCGTGGAGAACGTCCGGGAGTACCTCCGGCTGAATCAGTGGCAGCTCGAGCAATCCTCCCTGTTTTCCGACGTGTGGCGCCGCACGGTCTGGCAGGACCCGAGCCTGGATTACAGCCTGCGCAGGCCCACCACGAACCTGGCGGTCCATCAATATCAGGATCAGCGTAGGGAGGCGAAGGCCGAGGCCGTCGCCGGGATTGCTGATACCCATGGGCTGTTTTTCTTCTTCAAGGGCTCGTGCCCCTACTGCCACACCTTCGCACCGATTCTGAGGCAGTTCAGCGACATGTATGGCATCGAGGTGCTTCCGGTCAGCCTCGATGGCGGCGGGCTCCCCGAATTTCCCAGCCCGCGCGTCGATGCGCGGGTGGCCGCCGAGTTGGGAGTGGAAACCGTACCCAGCGTGTTTCTCGTGGACCCCGCCGGCCGCAACGTCATTCCAGTTGGCAGTGGCGTAATGAGCGTCGACGAACTGGCCGAACGCATTTACGTGCTGACTCAGACCGACCCAGGCAAGGACTACTAG
- a CDS encoding conjugal transfer protein TraH encodes MRKLKRYLLAVALAAACAPAVAGVQSDLNSFFDSMGLNSNVTPPGAYQGQTAGYYTGGNLFARAPVRNYTLMTVQMPSARAGCGGIDMFAGGFSFINSDQLVAMMKNIGSNAVGLAFQVALSTISPKLSGLLQDMQDMANKINAANVNSCEAAANLLGNVLPRSDASNKALCQSIGTDTGLFGDYAYARQECGTGGQRGSVLASARSKPDFKDVLVDGNITWRALKKLSLTSSDTQLAEMTMSMVGAIIYPLATSDGVPGNPRYEPPALQLTDSDLAAFLHGGDVEMLRCQDGTGEFECLTLTQQHVTIPASSAYAARVKVFLRGMVEAMQNDTALSQAQINLLNETSLPVYKMLNVATAYNASYAESWLTTYAEGIAIDLLYQYFNTMLKATQNGATLMLLPKEMSDEFQQQVRDARHNLEKAHSTKLAQVNQTIQMMQESMTIERMLISAMSPGLSSSVQWSKAIR; translated from the coding sequence ATGCGCAAACTCAAGCGTTATCTGCTCGCCGTCGCGCTGGCGGCAGCCTGCGCGCCGGCCGTCGCCGGCGTTCAGTCGGACCTGAACTCATTCTTTGACTCCATGGGCCTCAATTCCAATGTCACGCCGCCCGGTGCCTACCAGGGCCAGACGGCTGGCTATTACACCGGTGGCAATCTCTTCGCCCGGGCCCCTGTGCGCAACTACACCCTCATGACGGTGCAGATGCCCAGCGCGCGTGCCGGGTGCGGCGGTATCGACATGTTCGCCGGCGGCTTTTCCTTCATCAATTCCGACCAGTTGGTCGCCATGATGAAGAACATCGGCTCAAACGCTGTGGGGCTTGCCTTCCAGGTCGCTTTGTCGACGATCAGCCCGAAGCTGTCGGGCCTTTTGCAGGACATGCAGGACATGGCCAACAAGATCAATGCCGCCAACGTGAATTCGTGCGAGGCAGCGGCCAATCTGCTTGGCAACGTGCTGCCGCGTTCAGACGCTTCCAACAAAGCCCTGTGCCAGAGCATTGGTACCGACACGGGTCTGTTTGGAGACTATGCTTATGCACGCCAGGAATGCGGTACCGGCGGGCAGCGTGGGTCGGTACTGGCATCGGCTCGCAGCAAGCCCGATTTCAAAGACGTGCTGGTCGACGGCAACATCACCTGGCGCGCCCTGAAGAAGCTTTCGCTCACGTCCAGCGACACGCAGCTGGCGGAGATGACCATGTCCATGGTCGGCGCCATCATCTATCCATTGGCCACCAGCGATGGTGTCCCTGGCAACCCCCGCTATGAACCTCCTGCGTTACAGCTCACCGACTCGGATCTCGCCGCATTTCTCCATGGTGGCGACGTCGAAATGCTTCGGTGTCAGGACGGCACAGGAGAATTCGAGTGTCTGACACTGACCCAACAGCACGTCACTATTCCCGCCAGCAGTGCGTATGCCGCGCGTGTAAAGGTGTTTCTGCGGGGGATGGTGGAAGCGATGCAGAACGACACCGCGCTCAGCCAGGCACAAATCAACCTGCTCAATGAAACCTCGCTGCCGGTTTACAAAATGTTGAACGTGGCAACAGCCTATAACGCCTCCTATGCGGAGAGCTGGTTGACCACGTATGCCGAAGGCATCGCTATCGACCTGCTTTACCAGTACTTCAATACGATGCTGAAGGCGACCCAGAATGGCGCGACCTTGATGTTACTGCCGAAGGAGATGAGCGACGAGTTCCAGCAGCAGGTGCGCGATGCCAGGCACAATCTCGAGAAGGCCCACTCAACCAAGCTCGCCCAGGTCAATCAGACCATCCAGATGATGCAGGAGTCCATGACCATCGAGCGGATGTTGATCTCGGCGATGTCGCCTGGTCTCTCCAGTTCGGTTCAATGGTCCAAGGCAATCCGGTAG
- a CDS encoding conjugal transfer protein TraG N-terminal domain-containing protein, with protein sequence MPVWEIYTYGNGEFLSFIFNGIVALMGDGNFTTLMRLASIFGLFWVSIKAALYRGPVEWTYLIWFVLIYSVLFVPKVDVVIVDRLDPSQTRVVANVPWGLGTFAGATARIGDWFTRGTEAVMSQPDDLKYHRNGVVFGSSLVEAASQYAITDGRFAGNMSEFMRQCVFYDILLRRYTWTDILEAEDTWEFVKKNTASASRAFAYTAADGSQSILPCQTGAVSPSALQGDWDAEVARAAKLYGKRFNPGLNMTDAAAKLMADLPMSYDYLAGISKSGGDIIRQNMMANVFRRSFTNAAAAADAGAAAQDFALAQAEQQQLATYQTLGKLAGKLLPMLKNIYEGLLYGMFPFLFLVFMLPIGTKVFLTYLKNIVWLQLWAPLYAILNLLMTLGAKHFSMAAAAQLGGQALSLATHSGLAAVNVETSVIAGYIGISIPLIAYGLVSGGQMALTQLASQVASVAQSAASQAGSTAATGNINLANLGAYNTGMFKSDTNALTNYGQGKYNDSYGASHDWSRGGVHGQTNLKTDVGVSAELAETLQAAKKQSLSELDQAAQTAGHRYAEGLAANLGKALDLTRTTGWGTTKTDGWSQQDATAYKEMSEHVQQLIHKLADGETFSQKQAEEIVLKAYTEAYASASASGKFDVGVFKAELKTGLEAGLRAEGSHKEADEIARTASAVAESADADVIRRGVEALRNYASSTTVQNTERGSNDLGAALRSDLQDTAMHEKNWQDARTRLTAAQEEWSKVTADSQSISANVIPELIDDLRRSGHSQVASLTSDPTRSRELAQVLGLAAKLKFGDRVDGIEAARTAIESVTNPTYGQIGFAMGQRAETTAKVDNRDEAVDQADRENRHTVAGEGAVRRAAAGNEHTVLHKPLSAHSPYAGAAALGLDPDKLGQVPLTDRKDLTAFKDRVVEETDHETGKGTTTVSADEKKLQEQTAAATGDVEGRIADGKRNTEGFTPAALKPPALAPDSETEPPENSGGKGW encoded by the coding sequence ATGCCGGTCTGGGAGATATACACCTACGGAAACGGCGAGTTTCTGTCCTTTATCTTCAACGGAATTGTCGCCTTGATGGGCGATGGCAATTTCACCACGTTGATGCGCCTCGCCAGCATCTTTGGTCTGTTCTGGGTCTCGATTAAGGCCGCATTGTACCGCGGCCCGGTGGAGTGGACCTACCTGATCTGGTTTGTACTCATCTACAGCGTTTTGTTCGTGCCCAAGGTCGATGTGGTCATCGTGGATCGGTTGGACCCCAGCCAGACCCGCGTCGTCGCCAATGTGCCGTGGGGGTTGGGCACCTTCGCCGGCGCGACGGCGAGAATCGGCGATTGGTTCACCCGGGGCACTGAGGCAGTCATGAGCCAGCCTGACGATCTTAAATACCACCGGAACGGCGTGGTGTTCGGGTCAAGCCTCGTTGAAGCGGCATCGCAGTACGCGATCACTGACGGGCGTTTCGCCGGCAACATGAGCGAATTCATGCGGCAGTGCGTGTTTTACGACATTCTTCTCCGGCGCTACACGTGGACGGATATTCTCGAGGCGGAGGACACCTGGGAGTTCGTCAAAAAAAACACGGCGTCCGCCTCGCGCGCATTTGCCTACACGGCCGCCGACGGATCACAGTCTATTCTGCCGTGTCAGACGGGCGCGGTTTCACCCAGCGCGTTGCAGGGCGACTGGGATGCGGAGGTCGCGCGCGCGGCGAAGCTCTACGGCAAGCGGTTCAACCCCGGCCTGAATATGACGGATGCCGCGGCCAAACTCATGGCCGATCTTCCAATGAGCTACGACTACCTGGCCGGAATCTCCAAGTCCGGTGGTGACATAATCCGCCAGAACATGATGGCCAACGTGTTCCGCCGCTCGTTTACAAATGCGGCCGCGGCCGCCGATGCCGGCGCTGCCGCGCAGGACTTCGCCCTTGCCCAGGCGGAGCAACAGCAACTGGCGACATACCAGACGCTGGGAAAGCTCGCCGGCAAGCTGCTGCCCATGCTCAAGAACATTTACGAGGGGCTGCTCTACGGGATGTTCCCGTTCCTGTTCCTGGTATTCATGTTGCCGATCGGTACCAAGGTGTTCCTCACGTATCTCAAGAACATCGTCTGGTTGCAGCTCTGGGCGCCCTTGTACGCGATCCTCAATCTCCTCATGACCCTCGGTGCCAAGCACTTTTCCATGGCGGCCGCTGCGCAGCTCGGCGGGCAGGCCCTGTCCCTGGCCACGCACTCGGGACTGGCGGCCGTCAACGTCGAGACATCGGTTATTGCCGGGTACATCGGCATCTCCATCCCGCTCATCGCCTACGGGCTGGTGTCGGGCGGCCAGATGGCGCTGACGCAGCTTGCCTCGCAGGTGGCGTCCGTGGCCCAGAGCGCCGCGAGCCAGGCGGGCAGCACCGCTGCCACGGGCAACATCAACCTAGCCAATCTCGGCGCGTACAACACCGGGATGTTCAAAAGCGACACCAACGCACTGACGAACTACGGTCAGGGCAAATACAACGATTCCTATGGAGCGAGTCATGACTGGAGCCGGGGCGGTGTCCATGGTCAGACCAACCTCAAGACCGACGTAGGCGTCTCAGCCGAGCTCGCTGAGACGCTTCAGGCCGCAAAGAAACAGTCGCTGTCCGAACTGGACCAGGCAGCGCAAACTGCCGGTCATAGGTATGCGGAGGGCTTGGCCGCCAATCTGGGCAAGGCTCTTGATCTGACCCGCACAACCGGCTGGGGCACAACAAAGACCGACGGCTGGAGTCAGCAGGACGCGACGGCGTACAAGGAAATGTCCGAGCACGTGCAGCAGTTGATTCATAAACTCGCAGATGGCGAGACTTTCTCGCAGAAACAGGCGGAAGAAATTGTACTCAAGGCGTACACGGAGGCGTATGCCAGCGCCTCGGCGAGCGGTAAATTTGATGTCGGTGTGTTTAAGGCCGAACTCAAAACTGGACTCGAAGCTGGACTACGCGCCGAGGGCAGCCACAAAGAAGCAGACGAAATTGCACGAACGGCCAGCGCCGTCGCCGAGAGCGCCGACGCTGATGTCATCCGGCGCGGCGTAGAGGCGCTCCGGAACTACGCATCCAGCACGACTGTCCAGAACACCGAGCGGGGCAGCAACGATCTCGGCGCCGCACTCCGCTCCGACCTGCAGGATACGGCGATGCACGAAAAGAACTGGCAGGATGCACGCACCAGGCTCACCGCCGCGCAGGAGGAATGGTCCAAGGTGACGGCCGACAGCCAGTCGATCAGCGCCAATGTGATCCCAGAACTCATCGATGACTTGCGACGCTCAGGTCACTCGCAGGTGGCGAGCCTGACATCGGATCCCACCCGCAGCCGCGAGCTCGCTCAGGTACTAGGCCTAGCAGCAAAGCTGAAGTTTGGCGATCGCGTCGATGGCATCGAAGCGGCACGCACGGCGATCGAATCGGTTACCAACCCGACCTATGGCCAGATAGGTTTTGCGATGGGCCAGCGGGCTGAAACGACGGCGAAGGTAGACAACCGTGATGAGGCTGTGGACCAGGCGGACCGCGAAAACCGCCACACTGTCGCCGGCGAGGGCGCCGTGCGCCGCGCCGCGGCTGGCAATGAGCATACTGTGTTGCACAAACCACTGAGTGCCCACAGCCCCTATGCCGGCGCGGCGGCACTGGGCCTCGACCCGGACAAACTCGGACAGGTGCCCCTGACCGATCGGAAGGACCTGACAGCGTTCAAGGATCGTGTCGTGGAAGAAACCGATCACGAGACAGGCAAGGGGACAACCACCGTTTCGGCTGACGAGAAAAAGCTACAGGAGCAAACCGCGGCGGCGACGGGCGACGTGGAGGGCAGGATTGCCGACGGGAAGAGGAACACGGAGGGCTTCACACCTGCTGCCTTGAAGCCGCCCGCGTTAGCTCCAGACTCGGAGACGGAGCCGCCTGAGAACTCTGGCGGGAAAGGTTGGTAA